Within the Bdellovibrionota bacterium genome, the region TTGTTGGCGTCGAGGTAGGCGTGGTAGATCCGCCCCGCGGCGCCGGTGTTGAAGGAGTCGTACACGCCATTGAACGTGGAATCCGAACTGTCGCCGTCCAGGTCGAAAATCCCGCCGGCCTGCAGGGAAACCGCCACGCGGTCGTTCAAAGGCTCGCCCATGTTGAGCGAAAGAAGCGTTTCAAGATCCTGATCGCTGGTATCGGCGGTGGCGCGCAGTTTGTAACGGGTGCTGATGGAACCGAAAATATTGGAGTCTTCCGCGATCGCCGCATCGCAATAGACATACGCCCCAAAAAGGAGAAGCGTACATCCCAACCGACGGCGGCGAGAGGCGAGCATGATAAATCAACCTACAATGTGAATCGTCCCCATACGGATTCCATGACGTAAATCAAGTTGCTGAATATTTCTCAACTTCTTGATGATTCCAAGAATAATCTCACAATCAACGCGGGCAGCCGCAAAGGATCCAGAATTTCCTCTCTTGGCGGTTTCGACGAAATCCCGCGTGATGGCGGCAGGGAGCGGGTGGATTTTCGATACAGGCGGGCGAACCGCCGAGCGGGCAATCTTCGCGCAAAGCTGTGGAAAAAGGGTCTTCCGGCCGCATCAGCTGAAGAACGCCGTTGAAGGCGAAACCGTGCGTCGCCAAAACAACGACCTTTCCTTCTTTTTCGGCCATGCGGGTTCCCGGTTTCTCGAAAACTCATTATCACCGATCATCACGCCGAAGAATAGGACTGAAATCAGGATTGGAACGCTTGGACCGCCGACCAAAGGGCGAACCCGAAAAAAAGCGCCGCGGCCACCCATCGGACCCACTTCATTTTGATCTTTTCGGCCATTCGGTCGCCCAAATAGACGGCCAGACCGCCAGCTCCGACGACCGGGCGGAATTCGTGCGTAGGAACGTCAACTCGTCCGATTTTCTCAAATCCGTACTCATTTGAGAGGCGTCGAAGGCTCTCATTGTGCTACTCTCCACTCGACGACGAATCCCATGGGCCAGAACGAACGACGAATCCACACACGGCTTCAGCTGAGCGAGGAGGTCCGGGCCTCCACTCCCAAAGGCTTTCTGACAGGCTACCTCCGAGATGTCTCCAAAGGGGGCGCGGGAGTCGTCTTCGAAGAGAGCGTCGGGGATGTCGGGGAAACGATCGAGATTTTTCTCCCCTTCCCCGGCGGCGTGGAGATCGCCGTGATGGCGGAGATTGTCCGAATCCAAGAAACCCAGGGCGGTCTCTTGCACGGCCTCTGCTTCAGCCTCGTTGAACCTTCGATGCAGGAAAAACTTCTGACGCTCGTCGAGACCCTCCTCGCCGGATCGGGGGGAAAGCGACGGGAGCACCCGCGCGTCTCCAAGAGAATTCCGATCCGCTACGGGAACCAGGCGGAGTTTCAAGCCGGCCTCCAAACGATCTCCATGGGTGGGTTGTCGATGATGATCGACACTCCCGTGGTTCTCTTCCAAGAGGTCGAAGTCTCCATTCCGGACGTCAGCGGTCGCGAACTTCTCATCCTCCCCGCCCGGGTGATCTACCAGCACAACCTCGAGAAAAGTGGAAAGAAGCAGTATGAGGTCGGTCTTCAGTTCCGTGAACTGACGGGTCCGCAGAAGGCCTGCCTCGCCGAACTCCTCCGCTACGTGATGGATACACCGGCCGACGCCACAGGTTCCAAGTGACTCCGTAAGCCATTTTGCGACGGCGTCCGCCTGGCCTCACCGGGCCAAGCTTCGAACTCGGGAATTTCTAACGACCCTATACATGATGAAGATCATGTACAGACTCTCCCGACGAGAGTGTTATTGCGCGCAGGTTTAGTAGCTTCGGAGGCGTACGTCGGCTTGGGAGAAGCTGATCCACAAGATTGACTTTGAGACCCAAGAGGCATACGCCTTCGCGCGATCCGTGTGGAACGCCGATGGCGGCCCGCACGATATTTTTCAATAAAACTCAATATTTGATTTTGGAGGAACGTACAAATGCCAGAGCTCAATCCGTTTAAAATTGCTCAGCAACAGTTCGATGAGGCGGCCGAAAAGCTCGGCCTCGACAGCGCTACGCGAGAACTTCTCCGGTGGCCGATGACCGAAACGATCGTCAGCATCCCCGTCCGGATGGACGACGGAACGACGAAAGTGTTTCGGGGGTATCGCGTTCAATACAACGGGTCCCGTGGGCCGACAAAAGGCGGCCTTCGGTGGCATCCGGAAGAGACGATCGACACCGTGCGAGCCCTGGCGGCATGGATGACCTGGAAGACCGCGTGCGTCGATATTCCTCTCGGCGGCGCAAAAGGCGGCGTTACCTGCAATCCGAAGGCGATGTCGACGAATGAAAAAGAGCGTCTGGCGCGCGGCTATATCCGCGCCGTCTCTCGTCAGCTGGGCGTCATGAAGGATGTTCCGGCGCCCGACGTCTACACGACGCCGCAAATCATGGGTTGGATGATGGATGAGTTCGAGACGATCGTCGGCGAGCATCATCCGGGCGTCATCACCGGGAAACCGTTGCCGTTAGGCGGCTCCGAAGGTCGCGGCGATGCAACGGCTCGCGGCGGAATTTATTGCGTCCGCGAAGCGGCCAAGAAAATCGGCCTCGATCCAGCCAAGGCGACTTACGCCATCCAGGGATTCGGCAACGCCGGCCAATTTGCGGCGACGTTGCATAAGGAAGTCCTCGGCGGCGGCCGGCTGCTCGCGGCCAGCGACTCCCGCGGCGGCGTCACGAGCCCGGACGGCATGAATCCGGAGGCTCTGGTGAAGTTCAAGAATGAAACCGGCAGTGTCGTCGGATTCCCGAATACGAAGCCGATTTCGAACGAGGAACTTCTGGTCATGAAATGCGATGTCCTCTATCCGTCGGCGCTGGAGAATGTCATCACGAGTCAAAACGCCGCGAACATCAAGGCGAAGATCGTTTGCGAGCTGGCGAACGGCCCGACGACGCCGGAAGCGGACACGATTCTGTTCAAGAATAATGTGTTCGTTCTCCCGGACTTCATGGCCAATGCCGGAGGCGTGACGGTCTCTTATTTTGAGCAGGTCCAGAATACGTACAACTATTACTGGCCGATCCAAGACGTCCATCAGCAGTTGGATCGAAAGATGACCGACGCGTTCAACGCGG harbors:
- a CDS encoding TMEM165/GDT1 family protein translates to MGRVDVPTHEFRPVVGAGGLAVYLGDRMAEKIKMKWVRWVAAALFFGFALWSAVQAFQS
- a CDS encoding PilZ domain-containing protein, which gives rise to MGQNERRIHTRLQLSEEVRASTPKGFLTGYLRDVSKGGAGVVFEESVGDVGETIEIFLPFPGGVEIAVMAEIVRIQETQGGLLHGLCFSLVEPSMQEKLLTLVETLLAGSGGKRREHPRVSKRIPIRYGNQAEFQAGLQTISMGGLSMMIDTPVVLFQEVEVSIPDVSGRELLILPARVIYQHNLEKSGKKQYEVGLQFRELTGPQKACLAELLRYVMDTPADATGSK
- a CDS encoding Glu/Leu/Phe/Val dehydrogenase, which translates into the protein MPELNPFKIAQQQFDEAAEKLGLDSATRELLRWPMTETIVSIPVRMDDGTTKVFRGYRVQYNGSRGPTKGGLRWHPEETIDTVRALAAWMTWKTACVDIPLGGAKGGVTCNPKAMSTNEKERLARGYIRAVSRQLGVMKDVPAPDVYTTPQIMGWMMDEFETIVGEHHPGVITGKPLPLGGSEGRGDATARGGIYCVREAAKKIGLDPAKATYAIQGFGNAGQFAATLHKEVLGGGRLLAASDSRGGVTSPDGMNPEALVKFKNETGSVVGFPNTKPISNEELLVMKCDVLYPSALENVITSQNAANIKAKIVCELANGPTTPEADTILFKNNVFVLPDFMANAGGVTVSYFEQVQNTYNYYWPIQDVHQQLDRKMTDAFNAVYETSQKKKVHMRLAAYMVAVARVAEACKLRGWV